The genomic region CCTGCCAATTCCCCATTGATCCAGGTTTCGACGCTGTGCGCCACGCCTAACCGATGCAATTCCGTATAAGCCGCTATCATTTGCGGACTGATCCAGGTGCCATCCTGACCGGCGCGAGGCTGACTACAGCCTTCCATCACCTGCCTGAACGCAGTATCCACGCGAATTTCATACTGGTGCTTTCGCATCACCCGTTTCAGGGAATGCGGTACCCGCAATTCCTGCGGAAACAGCACCATCCGCGGGTCGAGACTCCACCATAAAATCGGCTGGTCCGCATTAAACCAGGGGAAAATCCCTCTCGAATAAGCCCCTATCAGCCATTCTGCGGATAAATCGCCTCCTGCTGCCAGAAGTCCGGCAGGTGCTGTCAGCGCCTGGGTAACTGGAGGGAAATCATCAACTGTTTTGAGCCACGGTAACATGTTTGTTATTTTACCTTAACCGGGATTAATTATTGCGTGACATAAAAAACACACAAGGCTTGACAAAAAATAATAAAGAGATATATTTATCCTAATACCCTGTTAAAAGAAAGGAAATGCCATGATGAACCTGTTTCATATGCTATTAACTTCCCGTATCGGCTTGATGAGCCTGTTCACCGTCGTTTTCGCCGTAGGCATGATGTCCTGGTTTACCTGGTGGTTCTTAAAGAAATCCAGAAACAAGTAACCGCTGTTACCGAGATGATACCGCCCGCAATGCCGTCAGATCAGCGACCACTTGCGCAGGATGCCGGGCGGCATCGACGGACTGGTAGATTTTTGCTATTTTGCCTTCGGGGTCGATGATGAACGTATTGCGTTTCGCAAATTTCACTACCAGCAAATCAGTAATTAGAGCCATAACGCGCAGCTACCAGACCATTTCTATCCGCCAGCAACGGGAAAGGCAAACCGTGTTTGCGTGCAAATTCGGCATGTGATTCCGTATTATCGACACTGACACCGATCACTTCCGCACCAAGCGCACGGATTTTAAAGATGTCATCCCTGAATTGGCAGGCCTCGGTCGTGCAATGCGGCGTTTCGTCTTTCGGATAAAAATACAGCACCAGCCATTTCCCCCGAAAATCAGCCAGTTTCTGCAATTTTCCGCTCTGATCAGGTAGCGCAAAATCCGGTGCCAACTGTCCCACTTGCGGCACTTCCGCAGCCTGCCCCATACGTGACCACATAACCGTCAACAGTGCCAGACCCAAGCCC from Sulfuriferula sp. AH1 harbors:
- the aat gene encoding leucyl/phenylalanyl-tRNA--protein transferase, producing MLPWLKTVDDFPPVTQALTAPAGLLAAGGDLSAEWLIGAYSRGIFPWFNADQPILWWSLDPRMVLFPQELRVPHSLKRVMRKHQYEIRVDTAFRQVMEGCSQPRAGQDGTWISPQMIAAYTELHRLGVAHSVETWINGELAGGLYGIALGRVFYGESMFTRVADASKIAFVHLVRQLQRWQFKVIDCQMNTAHLARFGAREIPRADFMQLLAEGVHAPGVTLPWQLEGDLVE
- a CDS encoding DUF3149 domain-containing protein; protein product: MMNLFHMLLTSRIGLMSLFTVVFAVGMMSWFTWWFLKKSRNK
- a CDS encoding peroxiredoxin, which produces MKMIILLGLGLALLTVMWSRMGQAAEVPQVGQLAPDFALPDQSGKLQKLADFRGKWLVLYFYPKDETPHCTTEACQFRDDIFKIRALGAEVIGVSVDNTESHAEFARKHGLPFPLLADRNGLVAARYGSNY